From one Flavobacterium kingsejongi genomic stretch:
- a CDS encoding AAA family ATPase produces the protein MNELDFSPSLLSAIKSAKSLAIQDGHSTYGVSHLAYALLFEPTGLVEVLRTFSKDIDYIKEWFDVRKEVYTSSQNNDNIVSADDEVEKVFSESNFNRIRLGSDYIDAFCVFIAIIKPGLVYSDKQIDGLNLSDVELLKHFGLRNTQKSFDLTDNDKEQGNIEISYCDSLYTKNIIEEGSSIIGRNKEVRLILENIERYENHGILLIGESGVGKTSLIKNLIYYLHQTAPNFFDETLVLSLNSSKLVANCGSENEISKKLIEIFEKLTKYGKSILFIDDVQVLLNSSSSKSNAVINIINTQLTEGNINIIASIDSDSYRKSIEGTTISGKLENIFIEELEYSLLLECLNIYKEKLEKHYKITIEEKVVEEAIHLSKRFYKEKKLPYGAIDLLDRTASSVIVSNSNSLVEIVKIIEQIKECDLTDETKINLLKKQIYNRISCIVTSKINIVESSKNTKNEVVTYDDIVKLSTDIEIIAKEKITVVTKSEILAVVSNATGIPLGKISAGEKEKLLTIEDKLQERVKGQAHAIQTLSEAIIESRSGLSNPKQPIGSFFFLGPTGTGKTELTKSLAELLFDDEDAMIRFDMSEFKEEHSAALLYGAPPGYVGYEEGGMLVNKIRQKPYSVVLFDEIEKAHPSVYDVFLQIMDEGKIHDKLGREGDFSNAIIIFTSNIGSQWIQEQIESGYLPTSNELIDIMSSHFRPEFLGRLTEVVPFAPINKEIAKAIFKLHLSRLQEQLISIKNISFDLSDSALEYLTNKGFSKKYGARPIAGTVRTYLKKTISKLIISEVILENETVVLDIKGDEFIWEKK, from the coding sequence ATGAACGAATTAGATTTTAGCCCCAGCTTATTATCGGCAATCAAATCTGCTAAATCATTAGCAATTCAAGATGGGCATAGTACTTATGGTGTTTCTCATTTGGCGTACGCGTTATTATTTGAGCCAACGGGACTCGTAGAAGTATTAAGAACGTTTTCAAAAGATATAGATTATATAAAAGAATGGTTTGACGTTAGAAAAGAGGTGTACACTTCTTCTCAAAATAATGATAATATTGTTAGTGCTGATGATGAAGTGGAGAAAGTTTTTTCAGAATCAAATTTTAATAGAATAAGATTAGGATCTGATTATATCGATGCATTTTGTGTATTTATAGCAATTATTAAACCTGGATTGGTTTACAGTGATAAACAAATTGATGGATTAAACTTGAGTGATGTAGAACTTTTGAAGCATTTTGGACTAAGAAATACTCAAAAAAGTTTTGATTTGACTGATAATGATAAAGAGCAGGGCAACATTGAAATTAGCTATTGTGATTCATTATATACAAAGAATATTATTGAGGAAGGCAGCAGTATTATCGGCAGAAATAAGGAAGTTAGGTTAATTCTGGAAAATATTGAACGTTATGAGAATCATGGTATTTTACTCATTGGAGAGTCAGGTGTAGGAAAAACAAGTTTAATAAAAAATCTTATTTACTATTTACATCAAACAGCTCCAAATTTCTTTGATGAAACACTGGTTTTATCGTTAAACTCATCTAAACTTGTTGCAAACTGTGGTAGCGAGAACGAAATCTCTAAAAAATTAATTGAAATTTTTGAAAAATTAACTAAATACGGAAAAAGTATACTTTTTATTGATGACGTACAGGTATTATTAAACTCCTCAAGTTCGAAATCAAATGCTGTAATCAATATTATAAATACACAATTAACCGAAGGCAATATTAACATTATTGCCTCAATTGATTCTGATTCTTATAGAAAATCAATTGAAGGAACGACTATAAGTGGAAAATTAGAGAATATTTTCATAGAAGAATTAGAGTATTCTTTACTGCTTGAGTGCTTGAATATTTATAAAGAGAAATTAGAAAAACATTACAAAATAACTATTGAAGAAAAGGTAGTCGAGGAAGCTATTCATTTGTCTAAGCGGTTTTATAAAGAAAAAAAGCTACCCTATGGAGCTATCGATTTATTAGATAGAACTGCTTCTTCGGTAATTGTTTCTAATTCAAATTCATTAGTTGAAATTGTAAAAATAATAGAGCAAATAAAAGAATGTGATCTTACTGATGAAACAAAAATAAACTTACTAAAAAAGCAAATATACAATAGAATAAGCTGTATTGTTACCAGTAAAATTAATATTGTCGAAAGTTCAAAAAACACCAAAAATGAAGTAGTGACATATGATGATATCGTTAAGTTATCTACTGATATTGAAATTATTGCAAAAGAAAAAATTACTGTTGTTACAAAATCTGAGATTTTAGCAGTAGTTTCTAATGCAACAGGAATTCCTTTAGGGAAAATAAGCGCTGGAGAAAAAGAAAAACTTCTAACGATTGAAGACAAATTACAAGAAAGAGTGAAAGGTCAGGCACATGCTATACAAACACTTTCGGAAGCTATTATTGAATCTCGAAGTGGTTTGAGTAATCCTAAGCAACCTATTGGATCATTCTTTTTCTTAGGACCAACAGGTACTGGAAAAACTGAATTAACTAAATCATTAGCTGAATTGCTGTTTGATGATGAAGATGCTATGATTAGATTTGATATGTCTGAATTTAAAGAGGAACACTCTGCTGCTTTATTATATGGTGCTCCGCCGGGATATGTGGGTTATGAAGAGGGTGGAATGTTAGTGAACAAAATCCGACAAAAACCCTATTCTGTTGTACTTTTTGACGAAATCGAAAAAGCACATCCGTCCGTTTATGATGTATTTTTACAAATTATGGATGAAGGAAAGATTCATGACAAATTAGGACGAGAAGGCGACTTTTCTAATGCTATTATTATTTTTACCTCAAATATAGGTAGTCAATGGATTCAGGAGCAAATAGAAAGTGGTTATTTACCCACTTCAAATGAATTAATTGATATTATGAGCAGTCATTTCAGACCTGAATTTTTAGGACGTCTGACAGAAGTAGTTCCTTTTGCTCCCATAAATAAGGAGATTGCTAAGGCTATTTTTAAATTACATCTTAGTCGCCTGCAGGAACAATTAATAAGCATCAAAAATATTTCATTTGACTTATCAGATAGTGCTTTAGAATATTTAACAAATAAAGGATTCTCTAAGAAATATGGAGCTAGACCTATTGCAGGTACTGTAAGAACATATCTAAAAAAAACAATTTCAAAGTTAATTATATCAGAAGTTATTCTAGAGAATGAAACAGTTGTTTTGGATATAAAGGGAGATGAATTTATTTGGGAAAAGAAATAA
- a CDS encoding TssN family type VI secretion system protein, whose amino-acid sequence MNTILPFFLKFLLAPFLILIITLIMSQFSSIKINIKSAIIFVLCFSLIAALPCLFAFFNNEFIWLGLLFSVLYYLIIGISLLYFMDTALFQNIGVKNSAAAKFSLFLIVTILSSWIYYLVFNYIAISNYAQISMLNILWLFAPIFFKESKKNYLQIPDPFYEYWRVGKERKDIEYWDNIDKFRLMQVSIHIKKKVNAEFFSKFDVKIAQDVNLGSWFDKFIEDQNYRFPNDAIESSAENEDAGWIFYTAKYFTFPLFIRNLSPHQTISESKLNNKQTIFAKRVALNKLEKELEEI is encoded by the coding sequence ATGAATACAATTCTGCCATTTTTTTTAAAATTCTTATTAGCACCGTTTCTAATACTGATTATTACGCTCATTATGAGTCAGTTTTCCAGTATAAAAATCAATATAAAATCGGCTATAATATTTGTTTTATGTTTTTCGCTTATAGCAGCTTTACCCTGTTTATTTGCTTTTTTTAATAATGAGTTTATTTGGTTAGGCTTGCTTTTTTCTGTTTTATATTATTTAATTATTGGGATTAGTTTATTGTATTTCATGGATACAGCCTTGTTCCAAAATATAGGTGTTAAAAATAGTGCCGCTGCTAAATTTTCTCTTTTTTTAATTGTAACGATTCTATCTTCTTGGATATATTATTTGGTGTTTAACTACATTGCCATATCAAATTATGCCCAGATAAGTATGCTTAATATTCTTTGGTTATTTGCACCAATTTTTTTCAAAGAATCAAAGAAAAACTATTTACAAATTCCTGATCCATTTTATGAATATTGGAGAGTTGGTAAAGAACGAAAAGACATAGAATACTGGGATAATATTGATAAATTTCGCTTAATGCAAGTATCTATACATATAAAGAAAAAAGTAAATGCTGAATTCTTTTCAAAATTTGATGTAAAAATCGCTCAGGATGTTAATCTGGGGAGCTGGTTTGATAAGTTTATTGAGGATCAAAATTACAGGTTTCCAAATGATGCTATCGAATCAAGTGCGGAAAATGAAGATGCTGGCTGGATTTTTTATACTGCCAAATACTTCACTTTCCCATTATTTATCAGGAATCTGAGTCCTCATCAGACCATCTCTGAAAGTAAATTAAATAATAAACAAACCATTTTTGCTAAAAGAGTTGCTTTGAATAAACTAGAAAAAGAATTGGAAGAGATATGA
- a CDS encoding DUF1493 family protein: MLLYKFLNEETGKIINDTSPNWKIEKDLGIYGDEAEDFIIRFSNRFNVDISNFNFKEHFNSEIDSISLFIVNLFYKKEKNELTINDLKKAVKNGKLE, from the coding sequence ATGCTATTATATAAATTCTTAAATGAAGAAACAGGAAAAATAATAAATGATACTTCTCCTAATTGGAAAATTGAAAAAGACTTGGGAATTTATGGAGATGAGGCAGAAGACTTTATAATTCGGTTTTCAAATAGATTTAATGTAGATATAAGCAATTTTAATTTTAAAGAACATTTTAATTCCGAAATAGATAGTATAAGCCTTTTTATAGTTAATCTTTTCTATAAAAAAGAAAAAAATGAACTTACAATAAACGATTTAAAAAAGGCTGTGAAAAACGGCAAATTAGAATAA
- the tssO gene encoding type VI secretion system TssO has protein sequence MKKAIEFDETYWKKLKFNLLFVISACIIYICVTKFLLKTPNFNNTDMLSRINEYEKMQEIKADYADKSKLIFKTIDTIKYDINQVQRIDEVKRNISEYKQLYKDHEFHSSYNFCLIGGNLLNVFLELNLEQSTVKKNDILIERSLNECKANFKNEY, from the coding sequence ATGAAAAAAGCAATAGAATTTGATGAAACATATTGGAAAAAATTAAAATTCAATTTATTATTTGTCATTAGTGCTTGTATTATTTACATCTGTGTTACAAAGTTTTTATTAAAAACACCCAATTTTAATAATACAGATATGCTCAGTAGAATAAATGAGTATGAAAAAATGCAAGAGATTAAAGCAGATTATGCTGATAAGTCAAAATTAATTTTCAAGACTATTGACACTATAAAATATGATATTAATCAGGTCCAGCGAATAGATGAAGTTAAGAGAAATATATCAGAATACAAACAATTATATAAAGATCATGAATTCCATTCGTCTTATAATTTTTGCCTAATTGGCGGAAATTTACTGAATGTTTTTTTAGAACTGAACCTAGAACAAAGTACCGTTAAAAAGAATGACATCCTAATAGAGAGAAGTCTTAACGAATGTAAAGCAAATTTTAAAAATGAATATTAA
- a CDS encoding PKD domain-containing protein produces the protein MNIKNKTVVIILLCIAVSLIIIALLFPFNKKLSNLDFSILDKNDNHQYELNEKLSFKINDSTLLSDKKAVWYFGNGDSIVSKENVDYTYKKAGKYLVTLRINNKFDFSKQINIVNGRTLTAKDSIPKIFCAAFGYVGEEIVFTGYSPSSNNWYWEFGETGTIDSYEKQAIYVFTSPGIYTIKLETEKTKYPITKEIEIFQLYEPFKEPEVIDSAGIVLNDIKKRLQIIANLGARDTRAYKAQVNYLKNKYICSDLSDVVVVVNEEKYNDFLSYCQGLHYLDGNATIIQEVKLDTIKCFRQINITQKTNKTK, from the coding sequence ATGAATATTAAAAATAAAACAGTAGTTATCATTTTGCTATGCATTGCGGTAAGTTTAATCATAATAGCATTATTATTTCCTTTTAATAAAAAATTGAGTAATCTTGATTTTTCAATATTGGATAAGAACGATAATCATCAATACGAATTAAATGAAAAATTATCTTTTAAAATAAATGACAGTACTTTGTTATCTGATAAAAAAGCTGTTTGGTATTTTGGTAACGGTGATTCAATTGTCAGTAAGGAAAATGTAGATTACACCTATAAAAAAGCTGGCAAGTATTTAGTAACATTACGAATTAATAATAAATTCGATTTTTCTAAACAAATAAATATTGTAAATGGAAGAACTTTGACAGCAAAAGATTCTATACCAAAAATATTTTGCGCGGCATTTGGCTATGTAGGAGAAGAAATTGTTTTCACAGGATATTCCCCCAGTTCTAATAATTGGTATTGGGAATTTGGTGAAACAGGAACTATTGATTCTTATGAAAAACAAGCTATTTATGTTTTCACTTCACCTGGTATTTATACGATAAAACTAGAAACCGAAAAAACTAAATATCCGATAACTAAAGAAATTGAGATTTTTCAACTTTACGAACCATTTAAAGAACCGGAAGTTATTGACTCCGCAGGTATTGTATTGAATGATATAAAAAAACGATTGCAAATCATTGCTAATTTAGGGGCAAGAGATACTAGAGCTTACAAGGCTCAGGTTAATTACTTGAAAAATAAATACATCTGCAGTGACCTTTCTGATGTAGTTGTTGTAGTTAACGAAGAAAAATACAATGACTTTTTAAGTTATTGCCAAGGACTTCATTATTTAGACGGCAATGCTACTATTATTCAAGAAGTAAAACTGGATACTATTAAATGTTTTAGGCAGATAAATATTACCCAGAAAACTAATAAAACAAAGTAA
- the tssR gene encoding type VI secretion system protein TssR domain-containing protein, with protein sequence MKISNLCQSLFMIHFLLFANVVFSQVKNSTHIIKKREKTVNTYDNQSQKERGVAELKLVFSDRDDNNIYEEPYGAKVSSIATILSPMYVIDEDKNYYKVVVADKKMVGKPKGILAVLRSEKNHFSNKKEVQYLGWIKKDNVIEYSRAIQNQDNLKYVKYFVACNEVGNLFASAKNVKKDTLLLKNDPNLESLAHKNIKLNDFVYVYKINTTTKSAFVSNFDDIMTKDTANFKYGWVPLQYLNPLEDNMVIKLSPSEKLEFSLGKVSFQADELYKNTLFLNENQSSQPITFENPNKILLPINIWNHDKNKITNLKGDDLSIKKMEQIASQYKNINFYFIFENNNLTKQHLKKTLSSLQSLKLTTSNDAYANYNFTYSFIAKGRYESYYLIKSPSFSKWFDLIEKSIKTPNEINKENILPNNNSDITQFLSSDANFENNFFILAGANSAINTTLPSSFNIMATNNAKLLFILFGNENTSDNQDFILQSKMYLNEASNANKSNIKNYYVDPKLITKNDEFIYDGEFDNDYIYDAPLRSNFNGGILFPKLNGELSAETINKAIDSVIGKTIKTNNTLLKSLTEYKKEFSFLRSQPSRTINNLIQNLPQKDSIDTTIPKNYKSETFVINAKDTLSSSLEDKIHLLLTANEIKQLIENYRELISKEYTNENIDKVEIFSFKKSCKILAKNIKKTERFRSKSSLADLLYFKTRVFVNNPELHALRIKDIRKFKKKPQEFRLLFTALNAKLEVLEKMQRNDTFEVFNEESQTKYYYIPKKLLL encoded by the coding sequence ATGAAAATTAGCAATTTATGTCAATCCCTTTTTATGATTCACTTTTTGTTGTTTGCAAATGTTGTTTTTTCACAAGTAAAAAATAGTACTCACATTATTAAAAAAAGAGAGAAAACAGTAAACACATATGATAATCAATCGCAAAAGGAGAGGGGGGTGGCAGAGCTTAAATTAGTTTTTTCTGATAGAGACGACAATAATATTTACGAGGAACCTTATGGGGCTAAAGTAAGTAGCATTGCAACTATTTTATCCCCAATGTATGTCATTGATGAGGATAAAAATTATTATAAAGTTGTAGTTGCTGATAAAAAGATGGTTGGCAAACCCAAAGGAATTCTAGCAGTTTTAAGAAGTGAAAAAAATCATTTTTCCAATAAGAAAGAAGTACAATACTTAGGCTGGATTAAAAAAGATAATGTGATTGAATACAGCAGGGCAATTCAAAACCAAGACAATTTAAAGTACGTTAAATATTTTGTAGCTTGTAATGAAGTGGGCAATTTGTTTGCTAGTGCTAAAAATGTTAAAAAAGACACATTGCTGTTAAAAAATGACCCTAATTTAGAGTCATTAGCCCATAAAAATATTAAACTAAATGATTTTGTGTACGTATATAAAATAAATACAACCACTAAATCAGCATTTGTGTCCAATTTTGATGATATTATGACAAAGGATACTGCCAATTTTAAATATGGCTGGGTTCCTTTACAATATTTAAATCCGCTAGAGGACAATATGGTTATAAAACTAAGTCCGTCTGAGAAACTGGAGTTTTCTTTAGGAAAAGTTAGTTTTCAAGCTGACGAACTTTATAAAAACACTTTGTTTTTAAATGAAAATCAATCTAGTCAGCCCATAACCTTTGAGAATCCCAATAAGATTTTGTTACCAATAAATATATGGAATCACGATAAAAACAAAATTACAAATCTAAAAGGTGATGATCTTTCGATAAAAAAAATGGAACAGATTGCTTCTCAATACAAGAATATAAACTTTTATTTTATATTTGAGAATAATAACTTGACAAAACAGCATTTAAAAAAGACACTTTCGTCATTACAAAGTCTAAAATTAACCACTAGTAATGATGCTTATGCAAATTACAATTTTACTTACTCTTTTATTGCAAAAGGAAGGTATGAAAGTTATTATCTGATAAAATCACCTTCTTTTTCGAAGTGGTTTGATTTGATCGAAAAAAGTATCAAAACACCTAATGAGATTAACAAGGAAAATATTTTACCAAATAACAATAGTGATATTACTCAGTTCTTAAGTTCTGATGCTAATTTCGAAAATAACTTTTTTATTTTGGCAGGTGCCAATAGCGCTATAAATACCACTTTACCATCTAGTTTCAATATAATGGCTACAAACAATGCTAAGTTATTATTCATTCTTTTTGGAAATGAGAACACAAGCGATAATCAGGATTTTATTCTGCAAAGTAAAATGTATTTAAACGAAGCAAGTAATGCAAATAAAAGTAATATAAAAAACTATTATGTAGACCCAAAACTAATCACAAAAAACGATGAGTTTATTTATGATGGAGAATTTGATAATGACTACATCTATGACGCGCCTTTAAGAAGCAATTTCAATGGAGGGATTCTATTCCCCAAATTAAATGGGGAACTTAGTGCGGAAACTATTAACAAAGCTATTGACAGTGTTATTGGTAAAACGATAAAAACGAATAATACGTTATTAAAATCATTAACGGAGTATAAAAAAGAATTTAGTTTTTTGAGGAGCCAACCAAGTAGAACAATAAATAATCTGATACAAAATTTGCCGCAAAAGGACAGTATAGATACTACTATACCTAAAAATTATAAAAGCGAGACATTTGTAATTAATGCAAAAGATACTCTTAGCTCTAGTTTAGAAGATAAAATACACCTTTTACTCACAGCAAATGAAATAAAGCAACTTATAGAAAATTACAGGGAGTTAATTAGCAAAGAGTATACAAACGAGAATATCGATAAAGTCGAAATTTTTAGCTTTAAAAAGAGCTGTAAGATACTGGCTAAAAATATAAAAAAAACAGAAAGGTTTAGATCTAAAAGTTCATTGGCTGATTTACTGTACTTCAAAACTAGAGTTTTTGTCAACAACCCTGAGTTACATGCCCTGAGGATAAAAGACATTAGAAAGTTTAAGAAAAAGCCGCAGGAATTTAGATTACTTTTTACTGCTTTAAACGCTAAGCTTGAAGTTTTAGAAAAAATGCAACGAAACGATACTTTTGAGGTATTTAATGAGGAGTCCCAGACTAAATATTACTATATACCTAAAAAATTGCTACTATAA
- a CDS encoding DUF5457 domain-containing protein, whose translation MAKPLHEIILELFYFESKEKPCELTKKEILWRLKDPKITEYQMEEVDMLT comes from the coding sequence ATGGCAAAACCTTTACATGAAATAATTTTAGAGTTATTTTATTTTGAAAGTAAAGAAAAACCTTGTGAACTGACTAAAAAAGAAATTTTATGGAGACTAAAAGATCCTAAAATCACAGAGTATCAAATGGAAGAAGTGGACATGCTAACTTAG
- a CDS encoding IS3 family transposase (programmed frameshift), whose product MKQVRKIYDKAFKEKAVELSYDRTNVSELARELGITAPQLYKWRKELQEFGEGSFPGKGNLKLTPEQEKIHELEKKLKDAELERDILKKGNRHFFQERSMIYSFIKNNEQLFPIEKMCRVLQVSNGSYYRWKKQINTARQQLKSAIKKQIALIYFQTKQRYGSPRITLELRSIGYKISRVTVAKYMKELGLRSKLSKKFKVTTNSSHNYLVVENVLNREFTVKMPSKVWVSDITYIQTKEGFVYLTTIMDLYDRKIIGWSLSNAMSTEQTTLGAWKMAIKNRDLKNGLIFHSDRGVQYASKKFVNVLDSYKKITRSMSRKGNCWDNAVAESFFKSLKTELIYGNKLISKEQMKLEIFEYIEIWYNRKRRHSALNYATIEEFNNQINYKNVA is encoded by the exons ATGAAACAAGTCCGCAAAATTTACGACAAGGCTTTTAAGGAAAAAGCCGTTGAATTGAGTTATGATAGAACAAATGTATCAGAACTTGCCAGGGAGTTAGGAATAACAGCCCCCCAGCTTTATAAATGGCGTAAAGAACTCCAGGAATTTGGAGAAGGAAGTTTTCCTGGAAAAGGAAATTTAAAACTAACTCCCGAGCAAGAAAAAATCCATGAACTGGAGAAAAAACTCAAAGATGCAGAGTTAGAACGTGACATATTAAAAAAAG GCAATCGGCATTTTTTCCAAGAACGGTCGATGATTTATAGTTTCATTAAAAACAATGAACAGCTATTCCCGATTGAAAAAATGTGCAGAGTTCTACAAGTAAGCAATGGAAGTTATTACCGATGGAAAAAACAAATAAATACTGCAAGACAGCAACTAAAAAGCGCCATAAAAAAACAGATAGCATTGATTTATTTTCAAACCAAGCAACGATACGGGAGTCCTAGAATAACATTAGAACTTCGAAGCATTGGTTATAAAATTTCAAGAGTTACAGTTGCAAAGTATATGAAAGAACTTGGCTTGCGAAGTAAATTAAGCAAGAAGTTTAAAGTAACAACCAACTCTAGTCACAATTATTTAGTTGTCGAAAATGTATTAAACAGAGAGTTTACTGTAAAAATGCCATCAAAGGTTTGGGTTTCAGATATTACATACATCCAAACTAAAGAGGGATTTGTATACCTGACCACTATTATGGATTTATACGACAGAAAAATTATAGGCTGGAGTTTGAGCAACGCAATGAGCACTGAGCAAACGACACTTGGAGCTTGGAAAATGGCAATTAAAAACCGAGATCTTAAAAATGGTTTGATTTTTCATTCCGACAGAGGTGTCCAATATGCCAGTAAAAAGTTTGTAAATGTTCTTGATTCCTATAAAAAAATAACTCGCAGTATGAGCCGTAAAGGAAATTGCTGGGATAATGCTGTAGCCGAAAGTTTCTTCAAATCTTTGAAAACGGAATTGATTTATGGCAACAAACTCATTTCTAAAGAACAAATGAAACTGGAAATCTTTGAATACATTGAAATTTGGTACAACAGAAAAAGAAGGCATTCTGCTTTAAATTATGCAACTATTGAAGAATTCAACAATCAAATTAATTACAAAAATGTAGCTTAA
- a CDS encoding DUF5457 domain-containing protein yields MSKVLNWMVHHKKLNESLGHYSLDRFELIDLEEKFKMERLNKDRQQEPIFFTNYSTINNIHSAMKPKPMEIVVNYILPTFLFTYIAIIFYLVNDLNNSFEINNSKFESVKELTIKEPKTGVIRKRKALSDNEVKRLFSNQHQNVVYLNKTLDSLQTQINKINDVHTAATSDIKNQINSLQPQVNTIFLHIAIVLLGFILLFFMKNITN; encoded by the coding sequence ATATCCAAAGTACTCAACTGGATGGTGCATCATAAAAAACTAAACGAAAGTTTGGGACATTATAGTCTAGACCGCTTTGAACTAATAGATTTAGAAGAAAAATTTAAAATGGAAAGATTGAATAAAGACAGACAACAAGAACCTATTTTTTTTACTAATTATAGTACCATAAATAATATTCATAGTGCTATGAAACCCAAACCAATGGAAATAGTAGTAAATTATATTTTACCAACGTTTTTGTTTACTTACATTGCTATTATCTTTTATCTGGTAAATGATTTAAATAATAGCTTCGAAATCAACAATAGCAAATTTGAAAGTGTAAAGGAGTTAACAATAAAAGAACCTAAAACGGGTGTTATAAGAAAAAGAAAAGCTTTGTCTGATAATGAAGTAAAACGATTGTTTTCTAATCAGCATCAAAACGTCGTGTATCTAAATAAAACACTTGATTCTTTACAAACCCAGATAAACAAAATAAATGATGTCCATACGGCGGCTACTTCAGATATTAAAAATCAGATAAATTCCCTGCAACCCCAAGTAAATACTATATTCTTACATATTGCAATTGTTTTATTAGGATTTATTTTATTATTTTTTATGAAAAATATTACGAATTAA
- the tssD gene encoding type VI secretion system tube protein TssD, whose protein sequence is MAFKAILEFEGNEYQVLYSKVDMLRHTDGKGAVSSEIKGGRLNLRLKSTENTTVIEQAVNSQHKPVGGKVKFFKADSEQVMKELTFENAFIVFFSEVLDAVAETPMTTEITFSAEKITLGNATLDNNWAKI, encoded by the coding sequence ATGGCATTTAAAGCAATTTTAGAATTCGAAGGAAACGAGTACCAAGTATTATATTCAAAAGTCGATATGTTAAGACATACAGACGGTAAAGGAGCAGTTTCATCTGAAATTAAAGGAGGTAGATTAAACTTAAGATTAAAATCTACTGAGAACACTACGGTTATTGAGCAAGCAGTAAACAGCCAGCACAAACCTGTAGGCGGAAAAGTTAAATTTTTCAAAGCTGATTCAGAACAAGTAATGAAAGAGCTTACTTTTGAAAATGCTTTTATAGTTTTCTTTAGTGAGGTATTAGATGCTGTAGCTGAAACTCCTATGACTACTGAGATTACTTTCTCAGCAGAAAAAATTACATTAGGTAATGCAACATTAGATAACAATTGGGCGAAAATCTAA